From the genome of Gallus gallus isolate bGalGal1 chromosome 4, bGalGal1.mat.broiler.GRCg7b, whole genome shotgun sequence:
AGCTTCTTCTGGGGCTCACAGGCAAAGCTGCCTTCAGCCACCAAACACACAGCTGGAGACAGAAGTAAAGGAATAAAAGCTGAGATGCGCTCTGGTTTTGCTGGGGACACTTTCAGCGTTGCCTTTGCGCTAGTAGAACATCTGCATGGCAACATTTTGCATACAGACCAGAGGTGCAAAGATGGACTGGAGTGGGTTATTCATAATGACACTTCTTCCTCAGTCCCCCATCAAAATAATCTCAAATGCAACAAAAATATAGATGTGTGTCTATGTGAGGATGagcagatgcatttttttctgtagtgaaaaaaaaaaaaatagagagataATCAggtaaattatttcaaattccCCTATGATTTAAAGCTGCCTGTTGAGTGGATTGGCATTTGTTGTTTGTCAGCGTGTGAGTTTTGGGCTCCAGGAGATAGAAGTGGGGGCAGCTGGAGGTTTTCGTCCCCACAGTAAAAGGGGGGGTCAATGAAGTCTCTCTGGGAGAGTGATAGGTGAGGGGTAAGCCCACCACCAGCCTGATGGCACATGCGGTGAGCTGGTCAACCCACTTCCCTGTAGTTTAACTCACATTTAGGAGGTTCAGCCCCTTTTGCCCTGACCCCATCCTGAGGGTCTCCAAAAGGAAGCAAGAGGAGAAaccagcagcacctgccccaGTATGGTGGCTTCTACCACTTGTACACACCAGACCTCAACACACgcagagaccccacagccaACAGGATGAAGCATGGATAAGTCCATTGGCCCCAGCACCCACTGCTCCCCACCGAGCCATGATGGAAGAGCTCAAGTACGGACATGAGGATGCGACCATGACCGGGGCTTGGTGGATATGGCTGCAGTTAGCAAAAGATCATTTATCGGCCTGAAGATGCTGCAGTTCAGTTCCTGGTGAGGAGATGCATCCACCCACACGTTCCTTAATTTTGttcaaggaaaaatgaaagagaagccGGGGTGAGGGGAAATCAATATTCCGTTGAACGCAGCAGGCCCATTATTTGttcctaatttatttattacctCCACAGCTTCCGGTTGAGCTGGCGTGGCCTGGCCCTCGTTCTGCCCACACCTAACCCCTGGTAGGCTTTGAAGGGGAGCCAACATGCCCTATGCGTCATGGCACCCGAGGAAGTGGGGGGAGGCACTTTGCAGAGCTTGGGGTGGGGGAACCAGTGAGGTAGGTAACACGATCACATTCTGAACAACAGGATTTATCGGAATTTGTTTTAAAGACGCTTCTTTGgttcttcttcccctttcttttgtCTAAAGGTGGTGaaacagcaacagcacagaCCCAGCATGATGGGTGATGTCTGGTTCCTCATGCATGTGGTCAAGGGATGAGCAGAGCCTGCCCTTTGAAGAAAGGCATGGCACGTTCTGGGAAGCCAGAGCTCACAGGTGAGTTCCTTGCTGTCCCCAGGGTGAGACCCACCCTGGTCCCCTCAGATTCATCTGGAGTCACATTTCATCTTGGAAGCAGAAATGCTACGGACGTAACCAGAAAATCTATCCAAGCAGGGCAAATGCCCTGGGTTTGACAGGATACAGCTTCTGCACTGTCCCTTGTCTAAGTATTTTATACTTTCTTCTATGCTCTCACAGAGACCGGGGCTGTCAACTCAAGTAGCCATGGGCCGCACTTCTCCATGTCACCAGTGTCAATCATGGCCATGAAATGGGTTAGTCCAAAAGGATTTCACAACTGGTGGGACACCTCGGTCCACCAGCCTTCCCAGCCATCCTTTGACTTCCCAAAGGCACAACCTTGTGGGGGGCAAAATGTCCCCAAGAGCTCAAGACACCAAGGAGAGCTGGTCccaaaagacaaataaatagcAGGTTTGCTGGAAGAAAGACCTCACCATCCAAGACCCATTGCCCTGTTGCTACAAGGAGCCTTGTGGCAAGATCAGTCTGTAATtatcattcttttttaatggtATCTGTTTTAAAACCAGGAACGGTGGGGGTGAGATTCACCTTCTGTCCTGCCAGTTGATCACAGCATGGGGTTGCTCCTATGTACAAGTGGAGGAGAGGTCCCCTCGAAGAAGAGTCCCAGCTGCCCTTGGAGACATAGCAATGGAGGTGGTCCCTAGTTCTGGTGCCGCTTCATGTGCAGTGCCAGGTGGTCAGAGCGAGAGAAGCACCGGCCACAGGCCAGGCACTTGAAGGGCTTGGCACCTGTGTGCTTGCGGTAGTGCCGGGTCAGCTCGTCGGAGCGGGCGAAGCGCCAGTCACAGCCATCCCAGGTGCACTTGTAGGGCTTTTCACCTGCAGGGAAGAGCCACAGGTCACCATCAGAACGCAGAGGACAGCACGGCCACCTGCCTGCCCAGATTGCCCTGCGCCCATCTCCTGCTCCAGTACAGCTAAAAGGCACGTGGGGCTGCCCCACTTCAGGACCACCGTGATGATCTGCACTAACAAAGGTCACTGCCGTGGGAGGTCAGTACCTCAAGTCTGTTGGATATCGGAGCATTTCTGTGTACAAATCTTCcagagctctttttctttttgactgaaAAGCCCCAAATGGCTATTTTTGCTGCTAATGTGGGATAAGGGTGCACCATGAGGAAGAAGAGGTTCCTCGGAGCCTTGCATCTTGGAAGCCAGCACCCAgttctcccagccctgcagtaGCTGGACGTTGAGTTTTCCTGGGATCATCAGGCATGACATAAtgcctcctccccccccacacacacacctatTCCCCAACTGAAATCAATGGCGTTGTGCAACCCCCTGCCAGCTGGGAACCGGGCTGGAGAAGCCCGTGCCCGCCAGCAGCTCCCGGCCACCACACTGaaccctggctgcagccctctccCTGCTTGGGTGTGGTGCTCTCAAATATTAGCCCTTGCTCTTAACAGCCTGAACAAGCAGGCAGAGTTCAGGGAATGTGCTGACTTTCCCGACCTCAAATATTTACTGTTTCGTTGGCCAATTGCTGAGCGCACCATCGCGGCATGAAGGCACGCACGCACGCAGCATGCATGCATGGGCATGTGCGCGGTGCTCCGGCACGCTCACCGGCAAACGGCCCGttcctcccccagccctgctgccagacGGGCTGCGGATTTGGctgggaaacagaaaacacacgGCCATAGCAAAAGCAGCGGCCTCCAGCACACACCAGACAAAATACTCCAGGGTTGAACGCACAGAGGTGGATCTGGAGGAGAATGGGGCACTGAGACGACATCCTGCTTCCCAAAAAGCTCCGCACGGTGCGTTTTTTGATGGGGGGTAAAGGCAGCACTTGCAGTCATACTCGATGGCAGGTCCAGGGGTCTGTCAGCAATCATGCTGCCACGTGAAAGCTAGATTTGCACTGTGCAACCACAGACATTGTCCCAGGCAGGTGACCTGGCTGGGTCAACCCCACCAAGGCCCTATAGCTTCGAACAATACCAGGTTGAGCTCCAGAATGGAGGGAAAATGCTTTCCATTGTCCCGTGAGCTGGCTCCATCTCCCAGGACAGCACGGCAGGGCAAGCTCAAACAAAGGGCCCGAGCTGGCATTCCCAGCCCTGGGGGGCGGGGAGCCGATCGGTTATATATTTAATCTCACAATGGCACCCAGGAAATGAATGATGTCTCCAGGAGATGAATACAGCCCAGCCCATGGCAACGGACAAACCGCAAGAAAAGACCTGAGTAATGGCGTGCTCCCACGGTCTCACCGCCTCCTGGCAGAAAGAACAGACCTCAAAAACCGAACGCAGACACCCCCAGCTTGCCTGCATGTAGCCCTCAACTTTGGGTTCCCATTTTTTGGCCACCgccagcagctctcctggcGGCTCAGGTCACCTCCTGGGCCCCctgcccttcctcctgcagcaggtgaGCTGGAAGACGGCAACCAAGCTTGGTTTCCTGCCTTGTTACTGGGAAACACGGAAAAATGACTGCACTTTATTGGGTTCAAAAACCACCCAAGTTTTCCTGGATACATCTTTATAGCGTGGTTTGTAGGGACAACGCGTGTCTCATGTAAGCTGCATCCCTAAGCGGTGCTccaaaaaggagaggaaaaagagagatttaattTTAGAGCCAGACGCCTCACGTGGCCCCAAGCATAGATTGCCGTTGTGATTGCCGGTTTATCGGTGCTGGGACAATGTCCTTCCTGCACCTCTCTGCCACCCCTTCTCTGTCACTCCCTGCCCAGAAATACTGAACCTTGCGCACAAAGAAAGTCTTCTGGCCAGCTTGTGGGAAGGGCTGATAAGGGGGAAAAGGAACGGAGCCAAGCACAAGAGCTGATTCCCAGCCTCAGGATGGGTTTTGTTCGTTGTTcataaaaaagagaagtgaacTCTGGGCCAGCTTAATTGCTTTCAGTAAAGATCAGCCCTCCTATAAAAGAGATTTATGAGGGCACTGATGGTTCCTGGACTACCTGGTGATCTGATAAAGTTTCGGGTATAATAAATACCTTAATGAGGAGACCTGTGCTTGAATGCACAAGTGAGCTGGGTCTGCTGCAGGCCAGCTGGCTGTGGTGGGAGCAAAGGGGCACCAGCCCTTGCCTCACCTCAGCACCCTCACCCTACAGCCAGAGGACGGCCACCAGGCAGCAAGCAGTCTCACAGAAGAGATGAGCTCACTATGAGCCCAGAAAATCCAGCCCGGGAGCCATGGACGCCTCCTCAAAGGTCAAAGACACGCTCCACGTGCCAATAGGCAATTTTTCTGTTGGCTAGGCAGGATCTGAGATGGCCAGGATTTGTGAGATATGGAAGGAGGATCCTTCAGGCCACACGTGACAGAGGACTGGGGATACCTCCTCCTCCCAATCCACTGGGAGAGCCTCCTAGGAGTTTCCTGTGTCCTAGACTACCCCTCCAGAAGGCAAGCAAGCTGCATAGAGTTGTCGGAAACCAGTGCAACCATTGGGTTTTTGTTACCATGAGCATCAATAGGCTGTCCTGACAGCCaccccagctcagggctggcagGGTTTGCTGGCAGGATGTGGTGCTCTTACCTGTGTGAGTCCTTTGGTGTGCCTTCAGGTGGGAGCTCTTGGTATACACTTTTGTGCAACCTGTGAAAACAGCAAAGACAACTTCCCTGTGAAAAAGGGGCTCTTGCTGCAACAAATCTAGAACATTCATGTTTGGGATTAGGGACAGAGCGGGCCGTGAAAAGCACGCTGAGTAGCAGGATTCAAATAAGCCTGGACATCCTCATTTTGCTTCAGCAGTATCTAAAGACATTGCTTGTTCTCCAGGACAGACAAACACTGACAACTCTCCATCTCTTGCTGCACAACCGTGACACTCATAGGCACTGCGCTGGGAATGGCCGGGGATAAAGCCAGCCCCCAGCTTTCAGAACTTCCCTGGCCTTCCAGGCGGGATGGAAATAGCAAACTCACcaccacaagctgccagctgcatgctgctgcttgtcCTGCTGGGCTCCAGAGGCAACTGGTACCACTATGGCAAAGTGGGAGGGAAAGTGGACTCTGCAACAGACCCAGCAGGCATGATGAGGCCAGTTCCCATGAGGCACAAGGTGGGACGTTTTTCAGATTAGCACCAACAGGTTTAATCAGAGAGAGGCTCTCAGCAGAAACACTGTGATTTTGGCAAGAGTTTCAACAACAAACATTGCCCAATGAATGACTGCCCATCCTTCCTTTCAGCTGGTCTGAAGAAGCTCCTCATGCTGCCTTTATGGCCCTGCTTCATTTAGTTTTGACatgcatattaaaatataaatttgaatttttattaCCTTTCTATTCAACATggtcatattttttctttccatgtttcCACATCATCTAATAAAGCCTTGTGCTACTTCCCCATCCACTTGCAAAGTATAGTTTATTTTCCTGACACCGGCATTGCCACCAATGTAACATCACACCTGCAGACACTGTTTGCCATCCTGGAGTGCCGACAGCAGCATTGCTCCCCATTGGACTTGGCAGAAATTAAGAGCAGTCATCATTCCAAGTGAGATGGACTCAAAAAAGGCCCGAGCTCTTAGGAAGATTTCACCGAAGGCCCCCAGCAATGCACTGTACACCTCCTCCTACCAACAGTCTTTAAGCAGTTTTGGGTTAGACCCTCATTTTCCAAACTTTTCTGATGCCAGCAGAAATCTCAGCAGCCCAGATCTTTTAGCACCACTGCTCATGAAGACTCGAGAAAAGGGGCATTACAGTTCCCAACCTCTGCTCCCCTTTGTTGGAGACACATGCCTGTGCTCAGTcacagctttccagcagggagaggacaGAGAGGTGAGCACACCCCATGGAGCCCAGTTTAGCTAAAACTTTCTGGTTTTTCAGAAGAAGATGTCTCTAAAAGAGAGAGTGTTCATTCAGTTAAAGGAGTAGCTGGTAACTCCTGGCTGGGTCTACCAGCTCCTGATCAGCAAGAACACATGAAAGCCACCATATCCTCCCAGTGGCAAAGCTCCTAACAAGGAAAACCAAAATGACTGACCAACACTTCCATGTTCTGGCAGTTCCCTTTATTGGGATGGGCTATCCCAGGTTCCCTGTGGCCCACAATGCTATTGGCCAAGCAGGAGGGCAAACAGCCAGCTTGTGCAGAGGAAAGCCCACCTGGACATCACCCTGCCCTTCCTCTATCCCCTCTCAGCTCACAGCTTCCAAGAAAAGCTAACATCTGGCAAAAGGCTGAACACTCAATAGAGGGaatgccttttccttttttttttttttttcttccatggcACAGTCTGTGGAAGCCCCAGTATTTGCTTACAACAGGTGCTTCAGAAAGTTAAGGCCAACCTCTGCATTTCAGCTCCTCTCTGCACCTTTGCCCTGATGGAAACAAGGCTGAAACAGGCCAAGCTCTAAGCAGAAATGAGGTTAGTGCCTAGGGTAAGAGACTGGGAAGCAAAATGGTCTTCCTTCACCATCTGCAGAACCCTGCTTGTCCCCTTTTGCTAAAGAAGAGGTCAGGGTTGAGGATTCCCCATTCTTTCTCTCCCGTTACTCTTGGAGCAGCCAGTCTGGCTCGTAGGGGAGCTGCACCTTGCTAATGCGTCCTGCAGGACATGCTCACGCTCTGACCAATCATGactggagcagaggagcagccccTGTCCCAGAGCCATGGTCCATCCACACGCCCCTGTCCTATCTCCCACAGCCGTGAGCAGGAGGCAGAAAATTCAGCACATGCTGCTAACAGCAAAAGCATGGCGGCAGCTTTCAGCtcaaagtcacagaatcacagagtcacccAGATGCAGTACCTGAGGCCACTGATGGGTAtaactcttttctctttgcacagGAAGAGAATTTGGGCACCATAAAGAGACTAAAAATGTTGCTTGTGGAAATCAGTAGATGGTTTGCCACCTCTCATGGGAGAATAGGAATGGAAAGTTAGACAGGAGGCATGGCTTTGCCCATGCAGAGTACAGTGGGCTCTTAAGGCAGCTGGTTTTTGGGAGCATCCCCATGCTTGGATAGCACTCTCTGCCTCTCAGAGCCAGGCTTGCTACTGCCAGAGttggaaaagggaaggggagagaaacTGCATCAATGGGAGCAGACAGGGCCAGCCTCTTCTACTCCCTTGGTGGTGGGGGGACCTTGCTTCCCTGGGGCTTTCCACTCAGTGCCATGTCACCTTTCTTCGCACAGACAGAGTGATTCTTGGTCAATCCCCAAGCAGCCCACAGTCTCCCTGTGCCAAGAAGGGATCCCAAAACCAAGCCAAAACAGTGAGAATACCTGGGTAATCACAGTGGTGgatcctccttttctccagctcAGGGTTGTTGCGTCTGTTATATTTGAGGGTCTGCATGACAGTGGGCCCTTGGCAGAGGGTCCCAAGGCTGTTGGGGACTGGAGGGACCTGGGATGATTGGACCAGCTTCAGTCCAAAAGTGGCTTCATAGGATGGTGGGGGAGAGATGGTGTTGATGAGCTCTGGTTGATTTTCTGGGCTGCCAGGCTGCGAGTTGGGGGGTGAAGGCGGCAGGTTCACCCCTGGCACAGCATAGAACTGCCCTGAGATGTTGAAGTTTTCCTGTCCTTGGGAGATATGTGGGTACTGCTTAACTGGCCCTCCAGCCTGGACATGTCTGTGAAGCACACTGGACATGGCGTTACCTGTGGACATGGTGACACCGCTGAGGCTGTTGATGGCTGTGGTGCTGTTTGAGGAGGGCGTCAGGTTGGTAAGATCAGCGTTGCCATTGCCAAGAGGCATCTGGTAAAACTGGGCTTGCTGTGAACTGCTGGATAGCGGGATATCTGAAGGCATCTCCTGCTTGATGAAGATGTTGTTGACTGCCACCGACTGGGGCATGCTGAAGACGCTGGTAAAGTCAGGCAGGGTCTGCGTGGAGCCCGATGTggaagagcagggctgggagaagcTGGTGCCAGGCTCCGTCTTGATCTGCGTGAATGGCGTCATGGGTTTGGGAGATCGGTAAAGTCCAGTGCGTAAGTGCGTGGTGTCGGGCAGGATCACATTGATGTTCACGCTGTAAGGCGTGGAATTGGGCTTCTCCGTTGAGAAGAACTCATCAACCACTGAGGCACTCTCCCGGCGGTATTTCTTGTCCGGTATCATGGGGATGGGTGGCAACTGGCTGGAGAGGTACTTATCCATTTCAGATCGTCCCTGGGGTGAAAAATATAGGGAACAGAATTCGTGAAGAGCAAGTTTGATAGGAGTTCAATGTTCAACATGTACGAGAGGGGAACCAGAAGAGCCACAACAGCAGCTCAGGTATCAGGTGCTGCAGCAATCACTTTTGCTGTCTGACTCTCAGAGATGAAGTCACCCTGTCCTCTATCCCAGTTCCCTCCTACCTACCTGCAGTGGTACCAAAGGCCGAACAAGGCCAAGGATGCCATCACGACAGAAGTTCATCTTGGTAATGATGAGGCCAGAggtattcaaaacctgcctggacactttcctgcgTAACCTACTCTGGTTaacttgctttagcagggtggttgaactagatgacctccagaggtcccttccaacccctactattctgtgattctgtgatttagcACAGCTCTTTGGTCCCACAAACGACAGCATCAAGTACTAGGCATGGGATAAAACATGGAGCTCTGCCCAAGTCAGCCTGGATGTGTTTGGAGTAGCTCACCCTAGACATGCTGACTCTGGCCTGCTTTAAACTCAGCAACCTGAGACGTACTCATTTTACTCTAAGGTGGACAATATTGAGAAAATTAATTGAGACAATTAATGGAGAGTACTTTTGGCTACAGCCCTAGAAACCTAAGTGATGTTGGCACAAATTTCATGGACTGTGAGCCTAAAATGGAAATTGCCAGACATGCTGTTGATGCCTTGTCTTGGTAAAATGACTCAGCCCTTGGCCAACCTCTGGTCTAGTTCTACAGCTCTGGATTGCCAGGCTAACAGAACCTATAGCTCAGTCACTGCTTGTCAGAGTTCATGCCTCACGCAGCATCCCACTGGAACCAGGCCCAATAATTCAGCAACCTCATGGAGCAATCTGCTAGGAAACTCATCCCCTGGCATTTGATGACTCAACTTCTGCTCTTTGTGGTTAAAGACACAAGTACTAATGCTCTTCTATAAAGCTACAGCCTTTAATTATGTGGTTATCCCTGTGTCAAGCTGATTGCAAAGCCCTCACAGACTCATTGATATGTAGAGGAGCTGGCAAAACTGCAGGGCTTCCCTGGCAGAGCCTACAGCGCACTTGAGGAGTGCAGGCTGTTCCCATCCCACACCCATTATGCTTGAGCTgagggctgtgcagctgtgaaCTATGCCACCAGGCCAAAGTCATCTCTGCTGTAAGTTCATTGCTTTTATCAAAGCTGGACAGGATCCAATGTACTTTCCTTGCCCTTTCCAGTGAAACACATCACCTGTGCTTCCAGAGAATTCAAAGAGGTGCCTCTGTACCACTGCAAGCCACACTGGCAATGCACGACCAAGCTGGCTTGCACCCAAACACAAGTACATGCCACCAATACATCCTCTTCTGCATGGGTGGAAGCTCAGGGCAGAGGACCCATCGTTGGACACTGTTCCAAAATCCTGGCCCCTTCTGTGCTCCCCCTGCAGCGCCAAGTCTGGGAGAGCCACACTGCACTGGGAGCTGAGCCCTGGGTGCTGCCTGTGTGCCCACCCTGGCACCAAACCGGACCCCTGGGGTGGGACCGGAGGCTCCAGATGCCGCGCATACCTGAGTGATGAAACGGCCCCACTTGCCTGGGGAGCGAAGCAGGGGGAAGGCGCTGGATGCCTTTTACTTCTGCCCTTCCCTTATCTCTGGTATTTGAGTTTCTCACCTTCAGTTCCCAGGAAAGGTCTCCCCCCACACTCAAATGGGTTCTTATGCAGCGGGTAGCCAGGCAGGTATATTCAGTGGAGAAAGGGCTCTAAGTTTGGATCCCAGGCTGCATCGTCACTAAGAGACCATCCATCTGTCCGCCTGCTGTCACTGTCTGCCCCTGCCCAGCGTCTCCCATCCCTCTCTCCTCACCTCTACCTGCAGATCGAGGTGCGCTTGGTCCCACTCCATGGAGCCTCATAAATCCACTTCTGATCCTAGGCAGCCCCAGGGACCTGGGGAAAGGGGGTGCTAGGGCACAACTTCTCAGAAGAGCAAAGCAGTTGTCTCTGATGGGACAGGGAAGACTTCCAGCCGTGTCCTTAGCTGCAGAATCACTGCAGGGGTGGAGGTCCCACTCTACTGGAACCCAGAGCATCACAGTGATGCCGGTGATGCTCTAGAACTTGCAGGACCCCAGGGGTGTCCTCAGAAGAGCCGCTTGATTTGTTTGTGGCCCAGAAAAACCTAGCAACAATAGGCAGCTCCTTGCTTGCTGGGCATTGAGCAAATACTTAACATCAAGCCATTCACCTAAGCACCTCCCACCTAACACTACTCCAGAACCAGCCTCCATTCCACAGCTGACACAAGAGCTCGGATGACTACATGCAGGGATGCCTTCCTGTCATGCCTGGGTGGGATCCAACTCAAGAATCCCAAATGCAGGTGTCTCTTTCTAGATACTGCTTACATCGCCTTTCACAGTGGAGGAGACAGCCCCACTGTCACCCACATGGCTAGCACGGATAGAGTCACCGTAGGCAGGGGGAATGCACCCCTGCTAGTGGCAGGATCTCAAGGAAGGAGTGGGGAGATGCCACCACATCCTTACCACTTTGTTCTGAGTGAGCTGCTAGATGGCCTGCACTGGGGTGGGGGATCTCTTACAGGTACGTCTTACAAATAGGGGCTGAaacaagcagagagagaaaggagaaaagctctTCACCTCGAGAGTGAGTGGCATCCGTTGTTCCATCCTCATGGGGTGCAGCTGTGGAACAGACAGGACTATGTTAGTGGGAAGGTCCTCCTGAAGCCAGGCCACCTCCCGCACCCCAATATGTTCCACCCTTGCAGCCCCAGCCAGCACCTCCAGGACATGCGTTTCAGAGGCTGATGGAGGAACAAGCAGCCCTTTGCAGGGACGATGAGGAGGAACGTGCCCCCTAAACTGTCCTCTCCAGTACCCTATTTCCATTGGGGTTTCACCAGTGGTTCTCTTCAGAGGTTACCCAGAGCTGGGGAGCCATCCCGAGCAGCTGGGAGCACCTCCATTTTCCCCCAGCCTGGAGGTGGGAACACAGCCATGATACTGCCCTCCCTCTATTCACCAACAGCAATGTTTTTCTGGCTTGCTTTCCTCTTCGAAATCACAGGCAAGGGGAGGAGGGGCAAACCCGGTTCCCAGCTCATGCAATCACACTCTGTTTTTATGTCTTAATCCTCGCCAAGGGGTGGAGAGGGCCCTGACACCGTGCGTGCGGGATCAACAACAGCCTACAACCCACTTTCAC
Proteins encoded in this window:
- the LOC430697 gene encoding Krueppel-like factor 5 isoform X1, giving the protein MSSGLVLCAPLPDDSSAFTPLKPVTMSGEPGEDTSVFEDIKPPARAPDNPPDLAQLHPMRMEQRMPLTLEGRSEMDKYLSSQLPPIPMIPDKKYRRESASVVDEFFSTEKPNSTPYSVNINVILPDTTHLRTGLYRSPKPMTPFTQIKTEPGTSFSQPCSSTSGSTQTLPDFTSVFSMPQSVAVNNIFIKQEMPSDIPLSSSSQQAQFYQMPLGNGNADLTNLTPSSNSTTAINSLSGVTMSTGNAMSSVLHRHVQAGGPVKQYPHISQGQENFNISGQFYAVPGVNLPPSPPNSQPGSPENQPELINTISPPPSYEATFGLKLVQSSQVPPVPNSLGTLCQGPTVMQTLKYNRRNNPELEKRRIHHCDYPGCTKVYTKSSHLKAHQRTHTGEKPYKCTWDGCDWRFARSDELTRHYRKHTGAKPFKCLACGRCFSRSDHLALHMKRHQN
- the LOC430697 gene encoding Krueppel-like factor 5 isoform X4, with the translated sequence MRMEQRMPLTLEGRSEMDKYLSSQLPPIPMIPDKKYRRESASVVDEFFSTEKPNSTPYSVNINVILPDTTHLRTGLYRSPKPMTPFTQIKTEPGTSFSQPCSSTSGSTQTLPDFTSVFSMPQSVAVNNIFIKQEMPSDIPLSSSSQQAQFYQMPLGNGNADLTNLTPSSNSTTAINSLSGVTMSTGNAMSSVLHRHVQAGGPVKQYPHISQGQENFNISGQFYAVPGVNLPPSPPNSQPGSPENQPELINTISPPPSYEATFGLKLVQSSQVPPVPNSLGTLCQGPTVMQTLKYNRRNNPELEKRRIHHCDYPGCTKVYTKSSHLKAHQRTHTGEKPYKCTWDGCDWRFARSDELTRHYRKHTGAKPFKCLACGRCFSRSDHLALHMKRHQN
- the LOC430697 gene encoding Krueppel-like factor 5 isoform X6 gives rise to the protein MEWDQAHLDLQGRSEMDKYLSSQLPPIPMIPDKKYRRESASVVDEFFSTEKPNSTPYSVNINVILPDTTHLRTGLYRSPKPMTPFTQIKTEPGTSFSQPCSSTSGSTQTLPDFTSVFSMPQSVAVNNIFIKQEMPSDIPLSSSSQQAQFYQMPLGNGNADLTNLTPSSNSTTAINSLSGVTMSTGNAMSSVLHRHVQAGGPVKQYPHISQGQENFNISGQFYAVPGVNLPPSPPNSQPGSPENQPELINTISPPPSYEATFGLKLVQSSQVPPVPNSLGTLCQGPTVMQTLKYNRRNNPELEKRRIHHCDYPGCTKVYTKSSHLKAHQRTHTGEKPYKCTWDGCDWRFARSDELTRHYRKHTGAKPFKCLACGRCFSRSDHLALHMKRHQN
- the LOC430697 gene encoding Krueppel-like factor 5 isoform X3, whose translation is MEIGYWRGQFRGHVPPHRPCKGLLVPPSASETHVLELHPMRMEQRMPLTLEGRSEMDKYLSSQLPPIPMIPDKKYRRESASVVDEFFSTEKPNSTPYSVNINVILPDTTHLRTGLYRSPKPMTPFTQIKTEPGTSFSQPCSSTSGSTQTLPDFTSVFSMPQSVAVNNIFIKQEMPSDIPLSSSSQQAQFYQMPLGNGNADLTNLTPSSNSTTAINSLSGVTMSTGNAMSSVLHRHVQAGGPVKQYPHISQGQENFNISGQFYAVPGVNLPPSPPNSQPGSPENQPELINTISPPPSYEATFGLKLVQSSQVPPVPNSLGTLCQGPTVMQTLKYNRRNNPELEKRRIHHCDYPGCTKVYTKSSHLKAHQRTHTGEKPYKCTWDGCDWRFARSDELTRHYRKHTGAKPFKCLACGRCFSRSDHLALHMKRHQN
- the LOC430697 gene encoding Krueppel-like factor 5 isoform X5 — encoded protein: MEWDQAHLDLQVEGRSEMDKYLSSQLPPIPMIPDKKYRRESASVVDEFFSTEKPNSTPYSVNINVILPDTTHLRTGLYRSPKPMTPFTQIKTEPGTSFSQPCSSTSGSTQTLPDFTSVFSMPQSVAVNNIFIKQEMPSDIPLSSSSQQAQFYQMPLGNGNADLTNLTPSSNSTTAINSLSGVTMSTGNAMSSVLHRHVQAGGPVKQYPHISQGQENFNISGQFYAVPGVNLPPSPPNSQPGSPENQPELINTISPPPSYEATFGLKLVQSSQVPPVPNSLGTLCQGPTVMQTLKYNRRNNPELEKRRIHHCDYPGCTKVYTKSSHLKAHQRTHTGEKPYKCTWDGCDWRFARSDELTRHYRKHTGAKPFKCLACGRCFSRSDHLALHMKRHQN
- the LOC430697 gene encoding Krueppel-like factor 5 isoform X7, with product MSSGLVLCAPLPDDSSAFTPLKPVTMSGEPGEDTSVFEDIKPPARAPDNPPDLAQLHPMRMEQRMPLTLEGRSEMDKYLSSQLPPIPMIPDKKYRRESASVVDEFFSTEKPNSTPYSVNINVILPDTTHLRTGLYRSPKPMTPFTQIKTEPGTSFSQPCSSTSGSTQTLPDFTSVFSMPQSVAVNNIFIKQEMPSDIPLSSSSQQAQFYQMPLGNGNADLTNLTPSSNSTTAINSLSGVTMSTGCTKVYTKSSHLKAHQRTHTGEKPYKCTWDGCDWRFARSDELTRHYRKHTGAKPFKCLACGRCFSRSDHLALHMKRHQN
- the LOC430697 gene encoding Krueppel-like factor 5 isoform X2 — translated: MSSGLVLCAPLPDDSSAFTPLKPVTMSGEPGEDTSVFEDIKPPARAPDNPPDLAQGRSEMDKYLSSQLPPIPMIPDKKYRRESASVVDEFFSTEKPNSTPYSVNINVILPDTTHLRTGLYRSPKPMTPFTQIKTEPGTSFSQPCSSTSGSTQTLPDFTSVFSMPQSVAVNNIFIKQEMPSDIPLSSSSQQAQFYQMPLGNGNADLTNLTPSSNSTTAINSLSGVTMSTGNAMSSVLHRHVQAGGPVKQYPHISQGQENFNISGQFYAVPGVNLPPSPPNSQPGSPENQPELINTISPPPSYEATFGLKLVQSSQVPPVPNSLGTLCQGPTVMQTLKYNRRNNPELEKRRIHHCDYPGCTKVYTKSSHLKAHQRTHTGEKPYKCTWDGCDWRFARSDELTRHYRKHTGAKPFKCLACGRCFSRSDHLALHMKRHQN